A portion of the Punica granatum isolate Tunisia-2019 chromosome 7, ASM765513v2, whole genome shotgun sequence genome contains these proteins:
- the LOC116215403 gene encoding serine/threonine-protein kinase-like protein ACR4, translated as MERRRRGSGFQLLLPLELFLRLALVLNLWSSASALGSMSSIAISYGENGPVFCGLSSDGSHLVNCYGSNSAIIYGLPTHLPFLGLTAGDGFVCGLLMATSQPYCWGSSSYIQMGVPQPITKGAEYSEISAGDYHLCGLRKPVIKRRGGNFSLVDCWGYNMTATYVFNGPVGLISAGSGFNCGLFSINKTVFCWGDQTSSGVISLVPKQLRFQKIAAGGYHVCGIQEGENSRVFCWGRSLNIEEEISVGYSSYSRQVSPMPRDPMVSIVGGKFHACGIKASNHTVTCWGFMMKSSTPAPSNARVLEIAAGNYFTCGVLAEKSLMPVCWGVGFPTSLPIAVSPGLCKLTPCSPGSYEFSPHGGNAPCSSPGSRVCLPCSSPCPNEMYEREKCSLRSDRKCWYNCSGCFSSECFSNCSNSGNGKRDDRNDRFWALQLPVIVAEIVFAIFVVIVVSITAVLYVRYKLRNCECSGGKLSVKKGNKLHAVNSPNDNVVIGSDFDELKIRRARMFTYEELERATDGFKEESQVGKGSFSCVFKGVLKDGTVVAVKRAIMSSSTDNKQKNSKEFRTELDLLSRLNHAHLLNLLGYCEGGERLLVYEFMAHGSLHQHLHGKDRALKEQLDWVRRVTIAVQAARGIEYLHGYACPPVIHRDIKSSNILIDEEHNARVADFGLSLLGPADSGSPLAELPAGTLGYLDPEYYRLHYLTTKSDVYSFGVLLLEILSGRKAIDMQYEEGNIVEWAVPLIKTGDVSRILDPDLKAPSDLEALKRIANAACKCVRMRGKDRPSMDKVTTALERALAQLMGSPCTDQPILPTEVVLGSSRLHKKSSQRSSNQSISEADMVEPEDQRIEFRAPSWITFPSVTSSQRRKSSVSEADIEGKNLEPRNTGRVGSGLGDGLRCLEEEIGPASPHENLFLQHNF; from the coding sequence ATggaaaggaggaggaggggaagCGGCTTTCAGTTGCTTCTTCCCCTTGAGCTCTTTCTTCGGCTTGCTTTGGTGCTGAACTTGTGGAGCTCTGCCTCGGCCTTAGGCTCGATGTCCTCAATTGCCATCTCATATGGTGAAAACGGCCCGGTCTTTTGTGGTCTCAGCTCAGATGGTTCCCACCTCGTGAACTGTTACGGGTCGAACTCGGCAATAATCTATGGACTTCCCACCCATTTGCCGTTTCTCGGGTTAACTGCCGGTGATGGGTTTGTCTGCGGGCTTCTGATGGCCACGAGTCAGCCTTACTGCTGGGGAAGCAGCAGCTACATTCAGATGGGCGTCCCTCAACCCATCACAAAAGGGGCTGAGTACAGCGAGATCAGCGCTGGGGATTACCACTTGTGTGGGCTGAGAAAGCCTGTGATCAAGCGCAGGGGTGGGAATTTCTCGTTAGTCGATTGCTGGGGATATAATATGACTGCAACCTATGTCTTTAACGGACCTGTGGGGTTGATATCAGCGGGCTCTGGCTTCAACTGCGGGCTTTTCTCGATTAATAAGACAGTATTCTGTTGGGGCGACCAGACGAGCAGTGGGGTCATTAGCTTGGTCCCCAAGCAACTCAGGTTCCAAAAGATAGCAGCGGGTGGGTACCATGTCTGTGGGATCCAAGAAGGCGAGAATTCTCGGGTTTTCTGTTGGGGGAGGAGTCTCAACATCGAGGAGGAAATCTCAGTGGGATATTCTTCGTATTCACGTCAGGTGAGTCCAATGCCGAGAGACCCAATGGTCTCTATTGTTGGGGGAAAATTTCATGCTTGCGGGATCAAAGCATCCAACCACACTGTAACCTGCTGGGGCTTTATGATGAAAAGTAGTACTCCTGCCCCGAGCAATGCTAGAGTTCTCGAAATTGCAGCAGGAAATTACTTCACTTGTGGGGTCCTCGCCGAGAAATCTCTGATGCCCGTCTGTTGGGGCGTTGGCTTCCCGACTTCACTCCCCATAGCTGTGTCTCCTGGGCTCTGCAAGTTGACTCCCTGTTCTCCTGGTTCGTATGAGTTTAGCCCCCATGGTGGTAATGCTCCGTGTAGCTCCCCGGGTTCGAGGGTTTGCTTGCCTTGCAGCAGTCCATGCCCTAACGAGATgtatgagagagagaagtgcTCTCTGAGGTCTGATCGGAAATGCTGGTACAACTGTTCAGGTTGCTTCTCATCTGAATGCTTCTCGAACTGTTCAAATTCGGGCAATGGGAAGAGGGATGATCGAAATGATAGATTCTGGGCTCTTCAGTTGCCTGTCATTGTTGCAGAGATTGTATTTGCTATATTTGTGGTAATAGTCGTGTCAATAACTGCTGTTCTATATGTCCGCTACAAGTTGCGAAATTGCGAATGCTCGGGAGGAAAATTGAGCGTCAAGAAAGGGAATAAACTGCATGCGGTGAATTCTCCTAATGATAATGTTGTGATCGGATCTGACTTCGATGAGCTCAAGATCAGGAGGGCTCGAATGTTTACTTATGAAGAGCTTGAGCGGGCAACCGACGGTTTTAAGGAAGAATCCCAGGTGGGGAAAGGAAGCTTTTCTTGCGTGTTCAAAGGGGTACTGAAGGATGGGACGGTGGTAGCGGTGAAGAGGGCTATAATGTCCTCGTCTACTGATAACAAGCAGAAAAACTCAAAGGAATTCCGGACAGAGTTGGACCTCTTATCAAGATTGAACCATGCCCACTTGCTCAATTTGCTCGGGTACTGCGAAGGAGGAGAGAGGCTCTTAGTGTATGAGTTCATGGCCCATGGATCGCTGCACCAGCACCTCCATGGGAAAGATCGGGCCCTAAAGGAGCAGTTGGACTGGGTGCGACGGGTCACAATTGCAGTCCAGGCAGCTCGAGGAATCGAATACTTGCATGGGTATGCCTGCCCACCTGTTATTCACCGGGACATTAAGTCCTCGAACATCCTCATTGACGAAGAGCACAATGCCCGAGTGGCTGATTTCGGGCTCTCCCTGCTGGGTCCTGCAGACAGTGGGTCCCCGCTGGCAGAACTGCCAGCTGGGACACTCGGCTACCTGGATCCCGAGTATTACAGGCTCCACTACCTAACCACCAAGTCAGATGTGTACAGCTTCGGGGTCCTGCTGCTGGAGATCCTTAGTGGTCGCAAAGCGATTGATATGCAGTATGAGGAGGGCAACATAGTCGAGTGGGCAGTCCCTTTGATAAAAACTGGGGATGTGTCCAGGATCCTGGACCCTGACCTGAAGGCCCCAAGCGATCTTGAAGCATTGAAACGGATTGCAAATGCGGCATGTAAGTGCGTAAGGATGAGGGGCAAAGATCGGCCCTCGATGGATAAGGTGACAACAGCTTTAGAACGGGCTCTAGCACAGTTGATGGGAAGCCCGTGCACGGACCAGCCCATTTTACCGACCGAGGTTGTGCTCGGGAGCAGTCGGCTCCACAAGAAGTCATCCCAGCGGTCCTCAAACCAGTCGATCTCTGAGGCTGACATGGTGGAACCCGAGGACCAGAGGATTGAGTTCAGGGCTCCCTCATGGATTACCTTCCCAAGTGTGACCTCATCCCAGAGACGGAAGTCATCAGTCTCAGAGGCTGATATCGAAGGCAAGAACTTGGAGCCGAGAAATACGGGACGTGTAGGAAGTGGACTCGGGGATGGGCTGAGGTGCCTGGAGGAAGAGATCGGGCCCGCTTCCCCACACGAGAACTTGTTTTTGCAGCACAACTTCTAA